The following coding sequences lie in one Synechococcus sp. PCC 7336 genomic window:
- a CDS encoding CHASE4 domain-containing protein, producing the protein MLSIVGTAFGIIFLGQFAIARFILLDSYVQLEVDKARVDAARIQNALDTKLAQLDGFSRDYAAWDDTYDFVESGNPAYMQSNVVDSTFIDGELNVLIVANRSGELPIAAGFDLEAETRVPPPPELIQLAAVGHPLFVHPDANSSHVGILPLSEGLMLVASQPVLTSNYDGPVRGAFIVGRWLDSAAVSEVSEMTELPVSLHRYYTPGLAPNPQAIAAAMDAENEGVAVQILDGSTIASYASMRDLSGQPALMLSAQTPRRIYERGRASLTYYFWSTLCIGLVLCGVALLLLEKLVLARLTCLSQGVSEIGTTARLDQRLLLSGRDELASLAGTINQSLDRLEHSQRALQESEERYALSVRGANDGVWDWNLRSGELYLSPRGKSLLGYGDDEIGDRPEEWFQRVHPQDIERVKSAIAAHQEGQTDQFESEYRIRHKHGSYRWVLCRGVAVRAESGEPERMAGSLTDITDRKLVADLLARQASELKRSNQELEQFASVASHDLQEPLRKIQAFGDRLHRKFSSELGERGRDYLNRMQEASQRMQTLIQDLLACSQVTTNAQPFALVSLEDIVKAVLSNLEECIQQTDATVEVGPLPDIEAEPFQMRQLFQNLIGNALKFSQPGQPPEIAVKSEIVAVESQGEEAGRDICRIWVEDNGIGFDEQYRERIFEMFQRLHGRSHYPGTGIGLAVCRKIVERHSGTISARSQPNRGATFTLTLPMRQPLSDPFS; encoded by the coding sequence GTGCTGTCGATTGTCGGCACAGCTTTTGGCATCATCTTTCTCGGTCAATTTGCCATTGCTCGCTTTATCCTACTCGATAGCTACGTTCAGCTTGAGGTTGATAAAGCTCGGGTAGATGCCGCGCGGATACAAAATGCGCTCGATACCAAACTCGCACAATTGGACGGGTTCAGTCGAGACTATGCGGCTTGGGATGACACCTATGACTTTGTCGAATCTGGCAACCCCGCCTACATGCAGTCGAATGTGGTCGATTCTACCTTTATCGACGGCGAACTGAATGTCCTGATAGTTGCCAACCGTTCGGGTGAGTTACCGATCGCCGCAGGCTTCGACCTAGAGGCTGAAACCCGTGTCCCGCCACCGCCAGAGCTGATTCAACTGGCCGCAGTTGGCCATCCTCTATTCGTTCACCCCGATGCCAACAGCAGCCACGTGGGCATCCTCCCCCTCTCGGAGGGACTCATGCTGGTGGCGTCTCAACCGGTACTGACGAGCAATTACGACGGTCCCGTTCGCGGGGCCTTCATTGTGGGTCGCTGGCTCGACAGTGCAGCCGTCTCGGAGGTGAGTGAGATGACAGAACTGCCGGTCAGCCTACATCGGTACTACACCCCTGGGCTGGCACCCAATCCCCAGGCGATCGCTGCTGCAATGGATGCAGAGAATGAGGGTGTTGCCGTCCAGATTCTCGACGGGAGTACCATTGCCAGCTATGCCTCGATGCGAGATTTGAGTGGGCAACCGGCCCTGATGTTGAGTGCCCAAACCCCCCGTCGCATTTACGAACGAGGGCGGGCGAGCTTGACCTATTACTTTTGGTCGACCCTATGTATCGGTCTAGTGCTTTGCGGCGTGGCCCTACTGCTGCTCGAAAAATTGGTTTTGGCCCGACTGACCTGTCTCAGCCAAGGGGTGAGCGAAATTGGCACCACAGCGAGGTTAGACCAGCGGCTGTTGCTGTCGGGCCGCGACGAACTGGCTAGTCTGGCGGGAACCATTAACCAGAGCCTGGATCGACTGGAACACTCCCAGCGGGCTTTGCAAGAGAGTGAAGAACGTTACGCACTGTCTGTGCGCGGTGCCAATGACGGCGTCTGGGACTGGAATTTACGATCTGGAGAACTCTATTTGTCTCCTCGCGGAAAATCGCTTCTGGGCTATGGGGATGACGAAATTGGCGATCGGCCCGAGGAGTGGTTCCAGCGGGTTCACCCTCAAGACATCGAGCGGGTCAAGTCGGCGATCGCCGCGCACCAAGAGGGGCAAACCGACCAATTTGAAAGCGAATATCGGATTCGGCACAAACATGGCAGCTACCGGTGGGTGCTCTGCCGAGGGGTGGCGGTCCGGGCCGAGTCGGGTGAGCCCGAGCGGATGGCAGGCTCGCTGACGGACATTACCGATCGCAAACTCGTAGCAGATCTCTTAGCCCGCCAAGCGAGTGAATTAAAGCGTTCCAACCAGGAATTGGAGCAGTTTGCCTCGGTGGCGTCCCACGATCTGCAGGAACCGCTGCGCAAAATTCAGGCGTTCGGCGATCGCCTCCACAGGAAGTTCAGCTCTGAGTTGGGCGAGCGCGGTCGAGATTATCTGAACCGCATGCAGGAAGCCTCCCAACGCATGCAAACTTTGATTCAAGACCTACTCGCCTGTTCTCAGGTCACCACCAACGCTCAACCGTTCGCCCTCGTCAGCCTGGAAGACATTGTCAAGGCAGTGCTCTCCAACCTAGAAGAGTGCATTCAACAAACCGACGCAACCGTCGAAGTCGGCCCATTGCCCGACATTGAGGCCGAGCCCTTCCAGATGCGCCAACTGTTTCAAAACCTGATTGGCAATGCCCTGAAATTTAGCCAGCCGGGGCAGCCCCCCGAGATCGCAGTCAAAAGCGAAATCGTAGCGGTCGAATCTCAAGGGGAAGAGGCCGGTAGAGACATCTGCCGCATCTGGGTGGAGGACAACGGTATTGGCTTTGACGAACAGTATCGAGAACGCATATTCGAGATGTTTCAGCGCCTGCACGGTCGCAGTCACTATCCCGGGACTGGAATCGGTCTGGCGGTCTGCCGCAAAATTGTCGAACGCCACAGCGGTACGATCTCCGCCCGCAGCCAGCCCAATCGAGGCGCGACCTTCACCCTTACCCTGCCCATGCGACAGCCGTTGAGCGATCCCTTCTCGTGA
- a CDS encoding bifunctional diguanylate cyclase/phosphodiesterase produces MTVKESLTVLLVEDDEDDFVLVRDLLEDIQDTDFQLDWVSSTAEARSVLQHRTYDLCLLDYHIGPNSGIELLRDIVSQGDRMPAILLTGQNDRQTDLMAMQVGAADYLVKGTIDTAQLERSIRYAVDRARTSSALKRSEERYALAAQGSHDGLWDWDLQAQTIYYSPRWKSILGYGETELPDSPEAWFNHIHPEDCDRFQTAFEAHLRGQTPSLQIEYRIRHQSGTYTWCLSRGLAVRDAEGKAYRIAGSLTDLSRHRILYDDLTGLPNRRLFLDQLDRALDRTRQNPDYRLALLFLDFDRFKLVNDSLGHWVGDQLLVAISQRLEALLRPGDILARMGGDEYAILLENIDRTPIAATTLANRINQVLKQPFYIDRHPIYINCSIGIALNSPDSQDVESLLRNADTAMYRAKALGKAQFVAFDREMHLEAQHQLQLETDLQQAIACNQFYLLYQPILNLSGNYVIGFEALIRWQHPTRDSIAPLEFISFAEETGLIFPIGDWVLREACRQLRAWQQQSPAFEGLAISVNVSRRQLSSPDLTERVASILIQTGLPAHCLNLEITETAIAENLDKAAAVLGQLKSLGVGLHIDDFGIGQSSLQCLHAFPIDTLKIDKSFVRQMGERHGDNAIVQAIVTLAHSLGMEVLAEGVETVEQRDRLQAFQCDLAQGYYFARPLHVEEACALLAESGRPFDGTLVDGCLSCDPTVPAYSVAS; encoded by the coding sequence ATGACCGTAAAGGAATCACTAACCGTTCTGCTGGTGGAAGATGATGAAGATGATTTCGTGCTAGTGCGCGACTTGCTGGAGGATATCCAGGATACAGATTTTCAACTGGATTGGGTCAGTTCGACAGCAGAAGCTCGGTCAGTTTTGCAGCATCGCACCTACGATCTCTGTCTGTTGGACTATCACATCGGTCCCAACAGCGGTATCGAGCTCTTGCGGGACATCGTCTCCCAGGGCGATCGGATGCCCGCGATTTTGCTGACCGGCCAGAACGATCGCCAGACAGACTTAATGGCGATGCAAGTCGGTGCTGCCGACTATCTCGTCAAGGGGACCATCGACACGGCCCAGTTGGAACGCTCGATTCGCTATGCGGTCGATCGGGCGCGCACCTCATCGGCCTTGAAACGCAGCGAAGAACGATACGCTCTAGCGGCGCAAGGCTCCCACGACGGTCTCTGGGATTGGGACTTGCAAGCGCAAACCATATATTATTCGCCCCGCTGGAAATCGATTCTGGGATATGGCGAGACGGAATTGCCCGACAGTCCTGAAGCCTGGTTCAATCACATCCATCCAGAAGACTGCGACCGGTTTCAGACCGCCTTTGAGGCCCACCTGCGCGGCCAAACCCCTTCGTTGCAAATTGAGTACCGCATCCGACACCAATCGGGAACCTATACTTGGTGCCTGAGCCGGGGATTGGCAGTGCGGGATGCCGAGGGCAAAGCCTATCGAATCGCGGGTTCGCTCACCGATCTGAGTCGGCACCGCATTCTGTACGATGACTTGACCGGGTTGCCCAACCGACGGTTGTTCCTCGATCAGCTCGATCGGGCTCTAGACAGAACTCGGCAGAACCCCGACTACCGCCTTGCCCTCTTATTTCTAGATTTCGATCGATTCAAACTGGTCAACGATAGTTTGGGCCATTGGGTGGGAGACCAACTGCTGGTCGCCATTAGCCAAAGGCTAGAAGCGTTGCTGCGTCCGGGGGATATCTTGGCCCGCATGGGTGGGGACGAATATGCCATTCTGCTAGAAAATATCGACCGGACTCCGATCGCCGCCACAACCCTTGCCAACCGCATCAATCAGGTGCTGAAGCAACCGTTTTATATCGATCGACATCCGATTTACATCAACTGCAGTATTGGCATTGCCTTGAATTCGCCCGACTCTCAGGATGTCGAGAGCCTGCTCCGCAATGCCGATACGGCCATGTACCGAGCTAAAGCACTGGGCAAAGCACAGTTTGTCGCCTTCGATCGCGAGATGCACCTGGAGGCACAACATCAGCTTCAGCTCGAAACTGACCTGCAACAGGCGATCGCCTGCAACCAGTTTTATCTGCTCTATCAGCCAATCTTGAACCTGAGCGGGAACTACGTCATCGGGTTCGAAGCGCTGATCCGCTGGCAGCACCCCACGCGCGATTCGATTGCTCCCCTGGAGTTCATTTCATTCGCTGAAGAAACCGGGCTGATTTTTCCGATTGGCGATTGGGTCCTGCGCGAAGCCTGCCGACAACTGCGGGCTTGGCAACAGCAATCTCCCGCTTTTGAAGGATTGGCTATCAGCGTTAATGTGTCGCGCAGGCAGTTGTCCAGCCCCGACCTCACCGAGCGAGTGGCGAGCATCCTCATTCAAACGGGATTGCCGGCTCACTGCTTAAATTTAGAAATTACCGAAACTGCCATTGCCGAAAATTTAGACAAGGCCGCAGCGGTACTCGGTCAATTAAAATCTTTAGGGGTCGGCTTGCATATCGATGATTTTGGCATTGGGCAGTCATCCCTACAGTGCTTGCATGCTTTTCCGATCGACACCCTCAAGATTGACAAATCTTTTGTCCGCCAAATGGGCGAGCGGCATGGCGATAACGCGATCGTGCAAGCGATCGTGACCCTCGCCCATAGTTTGGGGATGGAAGTATTGGCAGAAGGGGTGGAAACGGTCGAGCAGCGCGATCGACTGCAAGCCTTTCAGTGCGATCTCGCGCAAGGCTATTACTTTGCCCGCCCCTTGCATGTCGAGGAGGCCTGCGCTCTTCTGGCGGAATCTGGCCGCCCATTCGATGGCACACTCGTAGATGGCTGCCTCAGCTGCGACCCCACCGTTCCCGCTTACAGTGTTGCGTCTTAA
- a CDS encoding NAD(P)/FAD-dependent oxidoreductase has protein sequence MTVPKPLRAIAIGGGAAGFFGAIAAARPHTRVTLLEAGRQVLAKVRISGGGRCNVTHACFDPARLVKHYPRGHKALLGPLNQFQPRDTVAWFQQRGVQLKTEADGRMFPVTDDSGTIVDCLVQSARRAGVEMRTGSPVVKVARRGTDTPLFDVHLQSGEVLECDRLLLATGSSPQGHRIARSLGHRIVPPVPSLFTFNIRDDRLQGLAGVSVPEVNLKLQMANKTKLEQSGPLLVTHWGVSGPAVLKLSAWGARALHDSHYRAQLSIHWLPQWNGEEVRQQLRALKLEAAKRAIASRPCFGLPKRLWQAIAIAAGIPADRRWADLSNKMLNRLAQALTQSQFEIRGKSNFKEEFVTCGGVELDRVDFKTMESRCCAGLYFAGEVLDIDGVTGGFNFQSAWTTSWIAGRAIGRSMRSR, from the coding sequence ATGACTGTACCTAAACCCCTCAGAGCGATCGCCATTGGCGGAGGGGCCGCAGGCTTTTTTGGCGCGATCGCCGCTGCCCGTCCCCACACCCGGGTCACGCTGCTGGAAGCGGGTCGTCAAGTGCTGGCCAAAGTGCGCATTTCCGGTGGCGGACGCTGCAATGTCACTCACGCTTGCTTCGATCCGGCCCGACTGGTCAAACATTACCCGCGCGGCCACAAGGCTCTGCTCGGTCCCCTCAATCAATTCCAGCCGCGCGATACGGTGGCTTGGTTTCAACAGCGGGGGGTGCAACTCAAAACTGAAGCAGACGGACGCATGTTTCCGGTGACGGATGATTCTGGCACCATCGTGGATTGTCTCGTGCAATCGGCTCGTCGCGCAGGTGTGGAAATGCGGACGGGGTCGCCTGTGGTGAAGGTGGCTCGCCGAGGTACAGATACGCCACTATTTGACGTTCACTTGCAATCGGGGGAGGTGTTGGAGTGCGATCGCCTGTTGTTAGCCACCGGCAGCAGTCCTCAAGGCCATAGAATAGCCCGCAGCTTGGGCCATCGCATTGTGCCGCCCGTGCCGTCGCTGTTTACCTTCAATATCCGGGACGATCGCCTGCAGGGGTTGGCGGGTGTGTCTGTTCCCGAGGTTAACCTCAAGCTCCAAATGGCTAACAAAACCAAGCTGGAGCAGTCGGGGCCGTTACTCGTGACCCATTGGGGGGTGAGTGGACCGGCAGTGCTGAAGTTGTCCGCTTGGGGGGCGCGGGCACTGCACGACAGTCACTATCGAGCGCAGCTCTCGATTCATTGGCTGCCCCAATGGAATGGGGAGGAAGTGCGGCAGCAGTTGCGAGCGCTGAAGCTAGAGGCTGCCAAACGGGCGATCGCCTCCCGTCCCTGTTTTGGCTTGCCGAAGCGGTTGTGGCAGGCGATCGCGATCGCGGCAGGAATTCCAGCCGATCGCCGCTGGGCAGATCTATCGAACAAGATGCTCAATCGACTGGCCCAGGCGCTTACCCAGAGTCAATTTGAGATTCGGGGGAAGAGCAACTTTAAGGAAGAATTTGTCACCTGCGGCGGTGTGGAGCTCGATCGGGTGGATTTTAAAACGATGGAAAGTCGCTGTTGTGCGGGCTTGTATTTTGCTGGCGAAGTGTTGGATATCGATGGCGTGACGGGTGGGTTTAATTTTCAAAGTGCTTGGACGACAAGCTGGATTGCGGGGAGGGCGATCGGGCGATCGATGCGATCTCGCTGA
- a CDS encoding DUF2358 domain-containing protein: protein MDTASLIDILEQDYRRFPQEQTFDIYAEDVYFKDPLNEFRGLEPYRRNIAFIERWFQQPQLDLQAIEAASDRIVTRWILSWTTPLPWKPRIAIAGWSELEVNERGLIQSHIDYWHCSKLNVIAQHFWPQQANGRASSDPE, encoded by the coding sequence ATGGATACAGCATCACTGATCGATATTCTCGAACAGGATTATCGGCGTTTCCCGCAGGAGCAAACGTTCGATATTTATGCCGAGGATGTCTACTTCAAAGACCCCCTGAATGAATTTCGGGGGCTAGAGCCCTATCGGCGCAATATTGCCTTTATCGAACGGTGGTTTCAGCAGCCGCAATTGGATTTACAGGCGATCGAGGCTGCAAGCGATCGGATTGTGACTCGCTGGATACTGAGCTGGACGACGCCGTTGCCCTGGAAGCCGCGTATTGCGATCGCCGGTTGGAGCGAGCTAGAGGTGAACGAGCGCGGTTTAATTCAATCCCACATCGATTATTGGCACTGCTCGAAGTTAAACGTCATCGCGCAGCATTTTTGGCCCCAGCAAGCAAATGGCCGCGCCTCATCCGATCCTGAGTAG